The following DNA comes from Pseudomonas marginalis.
ACATGCCCGACGATATTGCCGAAGCCACGCCGCCGGGTACCGAGCATGCCCATCACCCAGCGCGGCCTGGTGGCCATGTTGAGGAGGTTCGGCAAGGTCAACCTGGGCGGTGCCGACAAGCCGTTGATCAAATCCTTGTGACGCTGCCCGAGGATCTGCAGGTCCAGGGTCAGCACCAGTGCGTCCACACCGGCCGCCTTGGCACGCTCGATCAATTGCTCGACAAAGCCACGGTCGCGCATCACATACAGCTGGAACCAGAACGGCTTGCCGACCTGTTCGGCGATGTCCTCCAACGAACAGATACTCATGGTCGACAAGGTATAGCGCAGGCCAAACGCGGCGGCGGCCCGGGCGGTAAGAATCTCGCCATCGGCATGTTGCATGCCCGCCAGACCGGTGGGGGCCAAGGCAACGGGCATGGCCATGTCCTGGCCGAGCATGGTGGCGCGGATCGAACGTTCATCGATATTGCGCGCCACGCGCTGGCGGAATTTGATCCGGGCAAAATCGCTTTCATTGGCGCGGTAGGTGCTTTCAGTCCAGGACCCGGAATCGGCGTAATCGTAGAACATCCGTG
Coding sequences within:
- a CDS encoding alpha-hydroxy acid oxidase, which codes for MSLITTIEDLRKLAQKRVPRMFYDYADSGSWTESTYRANESDFARIKFRQRVARNIDERSIRATMLGQDMAMPVALAPTGLAGMQHADGEILTARAAAAFGLRYTLSTMSICSLEDIAEQVGKPFWFQLYVMRDRGFVEQLIERAKAAGVDALVLTLDLQILGQRHKDLINGLSAPPRLTLPNLLNMATRPRWVMGMLGTRRRGFGNIVGHVKGVADMGSLSSWTAQQFDPRLSWDDVEWIKQCWGGKLIIKGILDVEDARLAANSGADALVVSNHGGRQLDGAPSSISQLPAIVDAVGERIEVWLDGGIRSGQDVLKAMALGAKGTMIGRPHLYGLGAMGEAGVTKALEIIARELDVSMALCGYNDIRDVNREILLPGTFPKIV